ACTCGCCGACGGTACGGCTCGACGTCTCCGACGTGGATGCCGCCGAGGCGGTGCTCCAGGGACTGTCCGGCGTGCGCTCGGTCACCGGCGACGGACCCAACGGGCTCGTGGTGGACATCAACGGCACCGCGCGCAGCGAGGTGGTGGCCGAGCTCGTCCGCGCCGGTGTCGGCGTCGACCGGGTGGTGCCCCGGCGGCGGCTCGAAGACGCGTTCCTGGCCCTGGTGGGCGACAACTCGCGGGGGAGTGGCGACCGATGAGCACTGCGACGATCGGCGCGGCCGCGGGCTACCGCCCCGGCCGTACCCTCTCGGTCTGGCAGGAGTGGCGGCGGCAGGCCACCCGTCGGCGCACGCAGCTCGCGCTCGGCTTCATGGTGCTGCTGCCGCTGATCGTGCTGGTCGCCTTCCAGTTCGACAGCGGCGGCGACGACGACAACGGCGGCGGCGAGTTCGCCAGCCTGATCGACCTCGCCACGTCGGGCGGGCTCAACTTCACGCTGTTCACGCTCTTCGTCTCGGCCGGCTTCCTGCTCACCGTCGTGGTGGCGCTCTTCTGCGGCGACACCGTCGCCAGCGAGGCGAGCTGGGGCAGCCTGCGGTACCTGCTAGCCGTGCCGGTGCCGAGGGCCCGGCTGCTCGCGGTCAAGCTCGTCGTCGCGCTCGGCTACTCGGCCGTCGCCCTCGTCGTGCTCGCCGGCACCGCCCTGCTCGTGGGCACCCTGCGGTACGGCTGGTCACCGCTGCGCAGCACCGTGGCGGCCGAGATACCCGCCGGCGAAGGGCTGCTGCGGCTGCTCGGCATCCTCGGCTACCTCGCGGTGGGGCTGCTCGTGGTCGCCGGCCTCGCGTTTCTGCTGTCCGTGCTCACCGACGCCCCGCTCGGCGCGGTCGGCGGCGCGGTGCTGCTCTTCATCCTCTCCAGCATCCTGGACCAGATCACCGCACTGGGGAGCATCCGCTCGTTCCTGCCCACCCACTACAGCGACGCGTGGCTGGGGCTGCTGTCGACCCCTGTGCAGTCCGACGACATCGTCAAGGGGTGCATCTCCGCGGTGGCGTACGCCACGCTCTTCTGGTCGCTCGCGTTCTGGCGCTTCACCCGCAAGGACGTGGTCTCGTGAGGCAGATCACCGGAAAGGCGCGGTAAGGCGTTTCGCCCCGTACACTGTGCCGGAGAACGCACAACTGAATACCTCATCCAGAGGGGCTGAGGGATACGGCCCGATGACGCCCCGGCAACCACCCCGCACTGACTCGACGGTGAGTCCTGCGGGACAGGTGCCAATTCCGTCCCCGCCGCACGGTGCGGCGCAGGGGAAAGATGAGAGGACGCCCTCGATGCCGTCGACACTCGACGCTACGACCACCACCACCTCTGACGCCCCGGTGCTCTCCAGCCCTGCTCGCGCACTCGTCTGTCGCGGCTGCGGCAAGGAGTACCCACTCGCCGCCCAGCACGCCTGTTACGAGTGTTTCGGCCCGCTCGAGGTGGCCTACGACCAGGCCGCGCTCGCGCGGGTAACCCGGGCCCAGATCGAAGCGGGGCCACACAACATCTGGCGCTACGCGGCGCTGCTGCCGACCGGGCAGGACCCGGCCAGCCGGGTGACCCTCGACCCCGGCCTCACCCCACTCGTCTCCGCACCCCGGCTCGCGGCCGAGCTCGGCCTGCGTGGGTCGCTGTGGGTCAAGGACGACAGCGCCAACCCGACACACTCGTTCAAGGACCGGGTGGTCTCGGTGGCACTCACCGCGGCGCGAGGGCTGGGCTTCACCCGGTTTGCCTGCGCCTCCACCGGAAACCTTGCCAACTCGGTCGCCGCGCACGCCGCACAGGCGGGCGTGCCGTCCATCGTCTTCATCCCCGGTGACCTCGAGCCCGGCAAGGTCGTCACCACCGCTGTGTACGGCGGCGATCTCGTCGCGATCGAAGGGTCGTACGACGATGTCAACCGGCTCTGCAGCGAGCTCGTCGAGACGGACGAGTTCGAGGACACCGCGTTCGTCAACGTCAACGTGCGGCCCTTCTACGCGGAGGGCTCCAAGACCCTCGGGTACGAGGTGGCCGAGCAGCTCGGCTGGCGCCTGCCTGAGCAGGTCGTCATCCCGATGGCCAGCGGCGAGCTGCTGACCAAGGTGGACAAGGCGTTCAGCGAGCTTGTCGAGATCGGCCTTGTCGAGGCGCCGGCCAACGGGTGGCGCGTCTTCGGTGCACAGTCGGCCGGCTGCAACCCGATCGCGGTCGCCCTGCACAACGGGGTCAGCGACATCATCCCGGTCAAGCCGGTGGGCATCGCCAAGTCGCTCAACATCGGTGACCCGGCCGCCGGGCTGTACGCGCTGGAGGCCGTGCGGCGCACCGGCGGCTGGATGGACTACGCCAGCGACGACGAGATCCGCGACGCTATCCAGCTGCTCGCCCGGACGACCGGCGTGTTCGCCGAGACGGCCGGCGGGGTGACCGTCGCTGTCCTGAAGAAGCTCGTCGAGTCGGGCAAGCTCGACCCGGACGCCGAGACGGTGGTCTTCAACACCGGCGAGGGCCTCAAGACCATCGATGCGGTCGCTGAGCAGGTCGGCCCGACGTACCGGATCAAGCCCTCGCTCCGGGGTGCCCGCGAGGCCGGCCTCCTGGAGTCCTAGAACGCGATTCCCGGTTACAGCGCGCGGGAGCGCGACCACGGAGGGAAACGCAGGTAGCGCGTCTCGCGGTGGGATGGGAGTTGCATTCCGTAGTCGTGAATTTGCCGTCCGTCGAGAAAACACCGCACCGGGGACTTGACGGCGCCATCCGGACGACGCAGGATGCTCCGTGCGGGAGGGCGGTCGCCGTAGGCTTTGTTCTAACGTCCCAGCGCCGGAGGCGCTGTGCGACCGTCCCTCCCGACCAAACTGTCCAGGTAATTCGGTCGCGATGAGCGTCCCGTCGAGGGACCCTCGGTGACATGGACATCGCCGTCACGCCCATGGATCCGGCCGACGACAAGGCCGTCGAGCAGGCGTATCAGATCGTTGAAGCCGTGCTCGCCGCGGACGTGCCGGACTTCCCGCCCGTGGGTCGGCAGCGCTTCCTCGCCGAGCTGCGCCACCCGTGGCCCGCCACCGCCTTCGAGCGCGCGCTGGCCACGGTCGATGGCGAAGGTGTGGGCTTCGTGGTCATCGAGATGCCGCAGCTGGACAACCTCGACAACGCCGAGGTCGACCTCAGCGTGCACCCCGAGCACCGTCGGCGGGGCGTGGGCCGCGCGCTGTACGAGTACGCACAGGACGTGATCCAGAGCGTGGGCCGCAAGCGGGCGATGGGCATGTCCGTGGAGACGCTTCCCGGCGGCGCCGTACGCGACGAGGCGGGCGCAGGCTTCGCCATCGCCATGGGCGCGAAGGGGGCGCTGACCGACGTGCGCCGCCGTCTCGACGTCACCTCGGTCGACGAGGCGGGGCTCGAGCGGCAGTTGGCCGCCGCATGGGAGCGGGCCGCCGGTTACTCGCTGGTCCAGTGGCGGGGCGCCACGCCCGAGGAGATCATCGACGACATCGCGTACCTCGACGGGCGGCTGCTCACCGACGCGCCGATGGGCGAGCTCGACTGGGAGGCCGAAAAGATCGACGCCGACCGGATCAGGGCGATCGACGCCGTGGTCGCGGCCCGCGGCCGTCGCCGGTACAACACGGCGGTGCGGCACGACGAGAGCGGCCGGGTCGTCGCGTTCACCACGATCGACTTCCCCGGCACCGTCGACTGGCACGCTTTCCAGCAGATCACCATCGTCGATCCCACCCACCGGGGTCACCGCCTCGGCACGGTCGTCAAGCTCGAAAACCTCGGGTACACCCGGGCGCACGAGCCGGGCCTGCGGGCGATCGACACGTGGAACGCGGACGTCAACGACCACATGATCTCGATCAACGAGGCGATGGGCTTCCGGGCGGTCGACGGCTGGCAGAACTGGCAGCACGACCTATCGGGCGTACCGGCCGCCACCTCGGCATAGTCGTTAGCATCACGCCCTGGCTGGGGCATGATGGCGGCATGACGGACACCCCGCGCAACCTGTACGACAAGCACGCCGGCACCCTCGAGCGTGCCCTCGCCGCGATCACCGAGCGCGGCTACTGGTCGGCCTACCCTGAGTCGCCCAGCCCCCGGGTGTACGGAGAGACGGCCGCCGCCGAGGGCGAGGCCGCCTTCCGGGCGTACCTCAACGGTCGCTTCCCCCTCGACCAGCCCGGCACCGACGGCTGGATCGCCACGGAGGCGAGCCCGTTCGGCGTCGAGCTCGCGGTGACGTACCCGCACGCCGAGGCCGGCGCGCTCGTCGAGGCTGCCGTGGCCGCGCTGCCGGCCTGGCGCGACGCCGGCCCCCAGGTGCGTGCCGGCGTGTGCCTGGAGATCCTGGCGCGGCTGCACCAGCACGTCTTCGAGCTTGCCAACGCGGTGCAGTTCACCAGCGGGCAGGCGTTCGTGATGGCGTTCCAGGCGGGCGGCGCGCACGCGCTCGACCGCGCTCTGGAGGCGCTGGCGTACGCGTACGCGGAGATGACCCGCCACCCGGGCGAAGCCGCGTGGGAAAAGCCGGCCGGCAAGGGCGAACCGCTGCGCATGACCAAGCGCTTCCACGTGGTGCCGCGCGGCATCGGTCTGGTCATCGGCTGCAACACGTTCCCGACGTGGAACTCGTA
The window above is part of the Phytohabitans houttuyneae genome. Proteins encoded here:
- a CDS encoding ABC transporter permease — encoded protein: MSTATIGAAAGYRPGRTLSVWQEWRRQATRRRTQLALGFMVLLPLIVLVAFQFDSGGDDDNGGGEFASLIDLATSGGLNFTLFTLFVSAGFLLTVVVALFCGDTVASEASWGSLRYLLAVPVPRARLLAVKLVVALGYSAVALVVLAGTALLVGTLRYGWSPLRSTVAAEIPAGEGLLRLLGILGYLAVGLLVVAGLAFLLSVLTDAPLGAVGGAVLLFILSSILDQITALGSIRSFLPTHYSDAWLGLLSTPVQSDDIVKGCISAVAYATLFWSLAFWRFTRKDVVS
- the thrC gene encoding threonine synthase — translated: MPSTLDATTTTTSDAPVLSSPARALVCRGCGKEYPLAAQHACYECFGPLEVAYDQAALARVTRAQIEAGPHNIWRYAALLPTGQDPASRVTLDPGLTPLVSAPRLAAELGLRGSLWVKDDSANPTHSFKDRVVSVALTAARGLGFTRFACASTGNLANSVAAHAAQAGVPSIVFIPGDLEPGKVVTTAVYGGDLVAIEGSYDDVNRLCSELVETDEFEDTAFVNVNVRPFYAEGSKTLGYEVAEQLGWRLPEQVVIPMASGELLTKVDKAFSELVEIGLVEAPANGWRVFGAQSAGCNPIAVALHNGVSDIIPVKPVGIAKSLNIGDPAAGLYALEAVRRTGGWMDYASDDEIRDAIQLLARTTGVFAETAGGVTVAVLKKLVESGKLDPDAETVVFNTGEGLKTIDAVAEQVGPTYRIKPSLRGAREAGLLES
- a CDS encoding GNAT family N-acetyltransferase, producing MDIAVTPMDPADDKAVEQAYQIVEAVLAADVPDFPPVGRQRFLAELRHPWPATAFERALATVDGEGVGFVVIEMPQLDNLDNAEVDLSVHPEHRRRGVGRALYEYAQDVIQSVGRKRAMGMSVETLPGGAVRDEAGAGFAIAMGAKGALTDVRRRLDVTSVDEAGLERQLAAAWERAAGYSLVQWRGATPEEIIDDIAYLDGRLLTDAPMGELDWEAEKIDADRIRAIDAVVAARGRRRYNTAVRHDESGRVVAFTTIDFPGTVDWHAFQQITIVDPTHRGHRLGTVVKLENLGYTRAHEPGLRAIDTWNADVNDHMISINEAMGFRAVDGWQNWQHDLSGVPAATSA